From a region of the Mycobacteroides saopaulense genome:
- a CDS encoding class I SAM-dependent methyltransferase, with product MAETVDIDLMPRAGFGARLWDRKLQTDRLEYLDRDDVPAKRQAVVESLDLLGEKKGLHRWNAQQAACFLVGIDSPRVLELGAAHGGLSRELLKLRPDVSVTVTDIEPSSVAGIAASGLGSDSRVTVRAMDATAIDAPDGAFDLVVFALSFHHLPPSLAAKVFAEGTRVGRTLLIIDLLRLPAPLLAPSYLLSAAVGWARPVAHDGAISQLRAYGPKALRSLAAHADPSIVVELRARVQLPMPLQIVVARRGL from the coding sequence ATGGCCGAAACCGTTGATATCGACCTGATGCCGCGCGCTGGATTCGGTGCTCGCCTATGGGATCGCAAGCTGCAGACCGACCGGCTGGAGTACCTGGACCGCGACGACGTTCCCGCCAAGAGACAGGCTGTCGTCGAGTCGCTTGACCTTCTCGGCGAGAAGAAGGGGCTGCACCGGTGGAATGCGCAGCAGGCGGCCTGCTTCCTGGTCGGCATCGATAGTCCGCGCGTGCTCGAGCTTGGCGCCGCGCACGGTGGCCTGTCCCGCGAACTGCTGAAGTTGCGCCCCGATGTCTCGGTCACGGTGACGGACATCGAGCCCTCTTCTGTCGCCGGTATCGCCGCGTCCGGCCTGGGTTCGGACTCCCGGGTGACCGTCCGCGCCATGGATGCGACGGCTATTGACGCTCCGGATGGGGCGTTCGATCTGGTGGTGTTCGCGCTGTCGTTTCACCATCTCCCGCCCTCGCTTGCCGCGAAGGTGTTCGCCGAGGGCACCCGGGTGGGGCGCACCCTCTTGATCATCGACCTGCTGCGCCTGCCAGCACCGCTGTTGGCGCCCTCGTACCTCCTGTCGGCGGCGGTGGGGTGGGCGCGTCCGGTGGCTCATGACGGCGCCATCAGTCAGTTGCGTGCCTATGGTCCGAAGGCGTTGCGTAGCCTTGCTGCCCATGCGGACCCGTCGATCGTCGTCGAACTCCGCGCCAGGGTTCAGCTGCCAATGCCGTTGCAGATCGTCGTGGCCAGGCGCGGTCTGTAG